From Amycolatopsis sp. WQ 127309:
CGTCGTGAAGGGCACCCTCATGGCTCTTACGTCCATGAGGGTGCCCTTCACGACAGTGAGCGGGTCAGCTCGCCGTTACTTGCCGCTGGCGTACAAGGCACTCACGTCCGCGTCGGACAGCGCTCGGTCGTAGACGTGCACCTGGTCCACCGCACCGTCGAGGTAGTCGACCGGGCCGCCGCCGTACTTGCCGCGGCCGATCACCGTGTGGCCCGTCGAAGCGTCGCCGAGGCAGACGCTCTTCGTGGCCGCCAGCTGGCCGTCCACGTACAGCTTCAGCGTGCCCGAAACCGCGTCGCGGACGCCGACCACGTGGTACCAGCGGTTCGCCTCCGGGGCGGTGGGTGCCAAAGCCCGCGTGCCGACGAAGCTCATCGCCAGCCGGTGGTCCGCGCCCGAGTACTGCAGGAAGAACGCGCTGGTGCTGTCGCCGTCCTGGCTGACCACCGTCTGGAAGCCGTCACCCACGGCGTTGAACTTCACCCACGCCGCCGCGCTGTAGCTGCCTTCGGTGTTGACGAGCGCCGCGCCCGTGTCGGCGTACTGGCCTGAACCGTTGGTGGCCAGCGCCGAACCGCTCTTGCCCGCGGTCCAGGACGCGCCGCCGACCAGCGTGGCGTCGTGGTCGCCGACGGCGTCCGCGGCCACGGTGCCGGTGTTCTCGTCGAACGGGTAGGCGGCGATGCCGTCGATCCCCGGCGTGCCCGCCGGCACCGAAGGCCCGGACACCGGCTTGCCGGTAGCGCCCTTGATGACCGCCTGGTTGGCCGCGCGGACCGCCGCGAAGTCCATCTTCTTCACCTGCCTGTCGTAGGTGAAGAAGCCGTTGACCTCCTTCTCGACGTCGGTGGTCTGCGTGTAGACGCCGGCCGAGACGCCGCACCGCTGGGCGACCAGCAGCAGGCGCTGCTGGAGCTCGCCGTAGCGCCGGGTCAGCGTCGCCCTGTCGGGCTCCATCTCATAGGCGAAGCTGCCCGCCGGGTCGAACTCGTGCCCGGCGACCTTCAGGCCGAGCCCGCCGTACTCACCGTCGACCGCGGCACGCGTGCCGGTCTGCACCGGCGTTCCCGGCCCGGTGTAGGTGTGGTCGTCGTAGATGTCACCGGCACCACTGTCCGGTTCGGACCGGCAGCAGTTGACGCCCGACTCGGCGTTGACCAGCCGCGAGGGATCCCACGACTTGACCTCGTCGGCGATCCGGCCGACCTCGTAGTCGCCCCAGCCCTCGTTGAACGGCACCCACGTGACGATCGACGGGAAACTGCGGTGCTGGTCGATCATCCGCCGCATCTCGGACTCGTAGTTGACGCGCGACGCCGCGCTCGGCTCGACGTCGTCCTTCATCGCCGGCATGTCCTGCCACACCAGCAACCCGAGCTTGTCGGCGTAGTAGTACCAGCGGTCCGGCTCGACCTTGATGTGCTTGCGCACCATGTTGAAGCCGAGCGCCTTCTCCTGCTGCAGGTCGAACTTCAGGGCCGCGTCGGTCGGCGCGGTGTAGATGCCGTCCGGCCAGAAACCCTGGTCCAGCGGGCCGACCTGCATGACGAACTTGCCGTTGAGCAGCATCCGCTGCTTGCCGTCGGCGGTTTTGCCGACGCTGACCGACCGGATGCCGAAGTACGAGCCGACCTCGTCCCCTGTGGACAGTCGCACGCGCAGGTCGTAGAGGAACGGGTCGTCCGGCGTCCACAGGTGCGGCCGGTCCACCTTGAGCTTCAACGGCTTGTTCGCGTCACCGGTGACGCGCCCGACCTGGCGGCCGTGGTCGTAGGCGATCGCTTCGACGCGCTGCTTGACCGGCCCGCCGACCACGGCGTTGATCGTGACCGTCCCGGACGCGGCGTCCGGGGTGGTGTCGAGGCGGTCGATGTGCGCCGAGGCGACCGGTTCCATCCAGACGGTCTGCCAGATGCCGGAGGACGGCGTGTAGAAGATGCCGTCGCCGGGCTGGCGCTGCTTGCCGATCGGCTGCCCGCCCTGGTCGTTCGGGTCGGCGACGCCGACGACGATCTCCTGGGTCTTGGCCGTGGTCAGCGCGTCGGTGACGTCGACGGAGAACGCGTCGTACCCGCCGGTGTGACGGGTGACGGTCTTGCCGTTGACGATCACCGTGGCGTCGTAGTCGACGGCCTGGAAGTGCAGCTGCAGCCGCTGTCCCTTGCCGACCTGCCAGTTCTTGGGCACCTCGAACGTGCGGCGGTACCACATGTTCGTCTCGTGGCGCATGATCCCGGACAGCGCGGACTCGACCGGGTACGGCACGAGGATCCGCTCGCCGAGCGTCTTCCCGATCGGCGCGGCCTCACCCGGGGTCGCCTTGGCGAACTCCCAGACGCCGTTGAGGTTCTGCCACTTGTCGCGGGTCAGCTGCGGCCGCGGGTAGTCGGGCAGGGCGTTGGCGGGCGAGACGTCCTTCGTCCACGGCGTGGACAGCGGGGGCGTCAGGCGCTGCCACTGGGGTTCAGCCGCAGCGGCACTCGCCGCCGGCACGGTGCCGAGACCGGCCACCGCGACGGCGAACGCGGCGGCGGCGGTGAGCCATCGGCGGGTTCTGAGGGCAGGACGAAACATCGTTGAGACCTCCTGATCGGGGGAACGGGGCTCAGCGGGTTCGGGAACGCGCCAACAGACGCTGGATCACCACGACGATGAGCAGGAAGGCCCCGCTCACCACCGTCTGGTAGTTGGAGTCGAGCGTGCCGACCTGGTTGATGACGTTCTGGATCAGCACCCGCAGCAGCACGCCGACGAGCGTGCCGACGATCGTCCCGGCGCCGCCGGTGAGCAGCGTGCCGCCGATGACGACGACCGAGATCGCGTCCAGCTCGGTGCCGACGCCGATCACCGTGACGCCGGACTGCAGGTACGCGGCGGTGAGGATGCCCGCGAAGCCGGCGAGGGCGCCGCTCAGCGTGTAGAGCGCGATCTTCGTGCGGACGACCGGCAGGCCCATCAGCAGTGCCGACTGCTCGGCCCCGCCGATGGCGAACACCGACTGGCCGAACCCGGTGCGCCGCAACAGCACGCCACCGAGCGCGAAGAGGACGAGCGTCAGGTACACCGGGACGCCGACGCCGAAGATCGTGCCCTGCCCGAGCCAGAGGATCGCCGAGCCGGGCTCGATCTTGAACGTCGTCGCGCCTTCGGAGGTGATGGCGAGCAGCAGGCCGCGGGCGAACAGCAGCGTCGCCAGCGTCACGATGAACGGCGCCATCCCGGTGCGGGCGATGAGCACGCCGTTGAGGAAGCCGATCGCCGAGCACACCACCAGCGGCAGCAGGAGCGCCACGAGCAGGCCGTACTGCGCGCCGTACGCGGCGAGCACGCCGCCGAGCGCGTAGTTCGAGCCGACCGACAGGTCGATGCCGCCGGAGATGATCACGAACGTCATGCCGAGCGCGATCACCGCGAGGAACGAGCCCTGCAGCGCGAGGTCGCGCAGGTTGTCCGCGGACCCGAAGCGCGGGAACGCGAACCACGCGGCGGCGAGGCCGAGCACGAGCACGACGGCCGCGCCCTGGCGCTGCAGGACCCCGGCGAACGCCGCGTTGCGCGCTGTCGTCTGGGTGGCGGTCATTTGCGGCTCCGCTCACGGGCGACGTAGACGGCGACGACGATGATGGCCGCCTGGACCATCTGCGCCGTCGAGTCCGGCAGGTTGTGCTTGATCAGGGTGGCGTGCACCAGCTGCATGAGCAGCGCGCCGAACACGGTGCCGAGCACGCGGACCCGGCCGCCGGTCAGCGGCGTGCCGCCGACGACGACCGCGGTGATCGCGGACAGCTCCATCAGCAGCCCGAGGTCGTTGGGGTCGCTGGCGCCCAGCCGCGACGTCGCGAGCACGCCGGCCACCGCGGCCAGCGCCCCGGAGATGACGTAGACGCCGACGAGCACGCGCTTCACCGGGAGCCCGGCCAGGGAGCTGGCCGTCCGGTTGCCGCCGACGGCGACCAGCTGGCGGCCGAACGTCGTGCGCTGCACCAGCAGCCCGGCCAGCACCGCGAGCACGCCCGCGACGATGACCATGACCGGCACGCCGAGGACGTCACCCGTGCCCAGCGCCAGGAAGTCCTCGTTGCGCAGCTGGACGAGCTGGCCGTGTGCGATCACGAGCGCGAGCCCGCGGCCGCCGACGAGCAGCGCCAGTGTCGCGATGATCGGCTGGATCCCCAGGTAGGCCACCAGGTAGCCGCTGAACAGGCCGGACAGGATGCCCGCGATCACCGCGACGACGACCGCCGTCAGCGGCCCGGCGCCGAGGTAGAGCGGGATGAGCGCGGCGGCGATCGACATCACCGAGCCGACCGACAGGTCGATGCCCTCGGTGCCGATCACCAGCGCCATGCCGAGCGCGACGATGCAGACGGGCGCGGCCTGCACCAGCTGCGTCCGGAAGTTGGCCGCGGACAGGAAGTTCTCGGTGAAGAAGACGTTGAACAGCAGCAGCACGACGACGGCCAGGTAGACGCCGTAGTTCTGCAGCCAGGCGGTGACCTTGGCCCGGTCCGGTGCCCTGGTCAGGGTGGCGCTAGACATCGTTGTCACCTTCCGCTGCGATCGCGGCCAGGACGTTCTCCTCGGTGATGCCGTCGCCGGTCAGCTCGCCGACGACCGAGCCGTCGCGGAGGACGACGACGCGGTCCGAGCCGTCGATCAGCTCCTCCAGCTCGGACGAGATGAGCAGCACGCCGAGGCCTTCCTTCGCGAGTTCGTCGATCAGCGCCTGGACCTCGGCCTTCGCGCCGACGTCGATGCCGCGTGTCGGCTCGTCGAGCAGCAGGATCTTCGGGCCGGTGGCGAGCCAGCGGGCGAGCAGCACCTTCTGCTGGTTGCCACCGGACAGCTCGGACACCTTCTGCTCCGGGCTCGAAGCCTTGATCCGCAGGCGCTCCATGAAGATCTTCACGACCTTGTCCTGCTTGGCCTTGCTGACCAGGCCGAACGGTGAGAGCGTCGGGAGCGCGGCGAGCACGATGTTCTCGCGGACCGACAGGTTCGGGATGATCCCGTCGGTCTTGCGGTCTTCGGCCAGCAGCGCGATGCCCGCGCGCATCGCCGCCGCGACCTTGCCCTTCTTGAGCGGTTTCCCGGCCAGCAGCACGGATCCGCCGTCGAGCGGGAACGCGCCGACGATGGCCCGCGCGGTCTCGCTGCGGCCGGAGCCGAGCAGCCCGGCCAGGCCGACGACCTCGCCGGGCCGGATGCTGACCGAGACGTCGTGCAGCCGGCGCATGCCGGACAGGTGCTCGGCCTTGAGCAGCGGCTCACGCTCGACGTCGTGTTCCTCGCCGAACGCCGTGACGCCTTCTTCGCGGATCTGGCGGATCTCGCGCCCGAGCATCAGGGACACGAGCTCGATGCGCGGGAGCTTGGCCAGCGGTCCACTGTGGACGACGCGGCCGTCGCGCAGCACGGTGACGCTGTCGCAGACCCGGTACAGCTCGTCCATCCGGTGGCTGACGTAGACGATCGCGATGCCTTCGGCGTGCAACCGGTTCAGCACCTGGAAGAGCGTCTCGACCTCACGCGGTTCGAGCGACGACGTCGGTTCGTCCATGATGACGACCTTCGCCTCGGTCGACACCGCGCGGGCGAGGGCGACCATCTGCTGCGCGCCGACGCCCAGGGTGTGCAGCGGGCGCTTGACGTCGTCGTCGATGCCGTAGCCCTTGAGCAGCTCGCGGGCGTCGGCGTACATCTTGGACCAGTCGACGAGCCCCGCTTTGGTGCGCGGTTCGCGGCCGAGGAAGACGTTGCTGGCGATGCTCATCAGCGGGACGAGGTTGACCTCTTGGTAGATCGTGGAGATCCCGGCCCGCTGTGCCTCGATCGGCCGCTTGAACGTCACCGGCTCGCCGAGGTGGCGGACCTCGCCCTCGTCGGGCTGGTAGACGCCGGTGAGCACCTTGATCAGCGTCGACTTGCCGGCGCCGTTCTCCCCGACGAGGGCGTGCACCTCGCCGGGGGCGAGCCGGAAGCTGACGTCGTCGAGCGCGAGGGTGCCGGGGAACCTTTTGGTCACCCCGGCCACCTCGAGCACCGGTGCGGTCGTCATCGCGACGTCCTCTTCGGTGGCTGCGGTCATCAGTACGCGTTCCCGACCTTCTGCGCCGCGTTGGTCTCGTCGTACTGGTCGTCGGTGATCACGATGCTCGGCGCGATCGGCTGGCCGTCGGCGAACTTCTGGAGCGTGTCGAAGGCGAGCTGGCCGAAGCGCGGGTTGGACTCGATGACGGCGTTGTAGCTGCCGTCGGCGATCAGCTGCACGGCGTTGCGCGTGCCGTCGACCGAGACGACCTTGACGTCCTTGCCCGGCGCCTTGCCCGCGGTCTTGAGCGCGTTGACGGCGCCGATGCCCATCTCGTCGTTCTCGGCGTAGACGGCGGTGAGGTCCGGGTGGCTCTGGATGAGCTGCTCCATCACGGCCTGGCCCTTGGACCGGTCGAACTCGCCGGTCTGCTCGGCGACCACGGACAGGCCGGGCGTCTTGGCCAGCTCGTCCTTGAAGCCCGAGGTGCGGTCGGTCGTCACGTTGTTGCCCGACGCGCCGAGCAGGATCGCAACCTTCCCGTTACCGCCGGTCGCCTTCACCATCGCGTCGGCCGCGCGCTTGCCCTGCTCGACGAAGTTGGAGCCGATGAAGGTCAGGTAGTCGGTGCACGGCGCCGACGTCACCTTGCGGTCGACGGTGACGACCGGGACCTTCTTGGCCTTCGCGGCGTCGAGCGCCGGCTGGAGGCCGTCGGAGTTCAGCGGCGCGACGATCAGCAGCTGCGCACCCCGGTCGAGCAGCGACTTGATGTCGCTGATCTGCCGGTTGAGGTCGCTCTGGGCGTTGGTGACGAGCAGCTTGTCGGTGGGGATGCCGAGCTTCGCAGCCTGGTCGCGAATGGACTGCGTCTCGGCGATCCGGAAGGGGTTGGCCTCCTTTTCGGACTGCGAGAAGCCGATCACCGCGGTCTTCGGGTCGATCTTGGGGTAGCCGGTCTTCGCCAGCGTGCAGCCGTCGGCGGAGGGCGCGGCGGAGGAGGCGGACGCGGCCGGCCCGCCGCCGTTCGACGGTGCGGCCGGGGTCTCCTCCCGAGCGGTGCAGGAGGTGAGGGTGAGCGCGGCGGCGGCCGCGGTGACCAGGACCAGGCGGGGACGGGTGGACAGCGGCACAGCGACTCCTCGGGCAGCGACGGTGGTGGCCCGCTCACCGGGGTGATCGGAGTCACCGCGGGAGCCTTGAGGTACTTTTTACATCGTTGGAACAACGTTGTAAACCGGCAAATTGTCGCTATGCTCTGGCTCACGCCGATGTGAAGGGATCGCCCGTGACCGTGACGCTCAAGGACGTCGCCACGCTCGCCGGAGTGTCGGTGAAGACGGTGTCGAACGTGGTGAACGGCTATGCCTTCGTCAAGCCGGACAACCGCCGGCGCGTCGAGGAAGCCCTGGCGGCGACCGGTTACCGGCCGAACGTGGGGGCGCGCAACCTGCGTCGCGGCCGCACCGGGTTCCTGGCGCTGATGGTGCCGGAGCTGTCCATCCCGTACTTCGGCGAACTCGCCGGCCTGGTCATCACGGCGGCCCAGAAACGGGGCTGGAGTGTCTTGATCGAACAGACCCAGGGCACGCGCGAGCGCGAACGCAAGACGCTGTCGTCGCTGGGCCCCCACCTGGTCGACGGCGCGCTGGTCCACCCGGAGGCGCTGGAGGCCGCGGATTTCCCCGAGGAACCGGGCGGCATCCCCCTGGTGATGCTGGGCGAGCACGCGGTCGACGTCCCCATCGATCACGTCGCGATAGACAACGTCCTGGCCGCGCACATGGCCGTGTCCCACCTGGCCTCCCTGGGCCGCACGCGCATCGCGGCGATCGGCCGCAACCCGGCGCGCGGGACGTCGTCCCAACGCCTGGCGGGCTACCGCTCCGCGCTGACCGACGCGGGACTGTCCTATTCGGACTCCCTGGTGGCGCCGGCCGAGAAGTGGCACCGAGGTTACGGAGCGGCGGCGATGAAGTCGCTGCTGGCGTTGCCGTCGCGGCCTGATGCGGTCTTTTGTTTCAACGACCTCCTGGCGATCGGCGCACTGCGGGCGGTGGCGGAGCTGGGGCTCCGGGTACCCGAGGACGTCGCGATCGTGGGCTTCGACAACAACGAAGAGAGCGCATTCTCCCTGCCGGCGCTGACGACGATCGCCCCGGACAAGACCGCACTGGCGGAAGCGGCGATCGACCTGGTGCACCGCCGCATCACGGGGGAGAAGTCGGCACCACCACAGGACGTCCAGACCCCGTTCGCACTGGAGATCCGCGAAAGCACCAAGGGCCGCTGACCCGTACCTGGACAGCGAACTCACGTATCTAGGCAGTCATCTCACGTACCCCGACGGCCGGCTCGCGCACCTGGGCAGTCGGCTCACGAACCGACCCTCCCGGTACACGAACCGACCCTCCCGGTACACGAACCGACCCTCCCGGTACACGAGCCGACCCTCCCGGTACACGAGCCGACTCTCCCGATACGCGAGCCGACTCTTCGGGTACGCGAACTGACCCTCTAGGTACATGAGCCGACTGCCCAAGTGCCGGTCAGCAGGCTGGCGGCCGCGGCGAGATCGGAGCCGTAGAACGCAGTCGAGCGTGCCCAGCCGGTCGTCTCGCGTACCTCGACGGTCGGTTTCGCGTACCTGGGCAGTCAGCTCAGGAACCGACCCTTCAGGATCATGAGCCGATTCTCCCGATACGTGAGCCGACTTTTCGGGTACGCGAGCCGACCGCCTGGGGACAGCCCTCAGCGGGTGGGCCAGTGCCAAGACGGACGGTCCAGCCGTCCCTGGCCCACCAGTTTCGTCTCGCCGTAGTCCTTCTCCAGCTCCACCTCGCCCACCTCCGCGATCGCCGACAGTGCACGGATCAACGGCTGGGCGTGCGAGACCACCACCACCTGCATCTCCTTGGCGGCCGTCGCGATCAGGGTGGCCAAGGCCGGCAGCAGGTCCGGGTGGAGGCTCGTCTCCGGCTCGTTCAGGACCAGCAGTTCCGGCGGGCGCGGCGTGAGCAGCGCTGCCACCCACAGCAGGAACCGGAGCGTTCCGTCCGACAGCTCCGCGGCTTCCAGCGGACGCAGCAGGCCGTGCTGGTGGAAGCGGACCGTGAACCGGCCGTCCGGGGCCGCCACCTCCAAGCGCGATCCCGGGAACGCCTGGTCCACCACCTCGGCCAGTTCGGAAGTGCGGCCGATCTCGATGATCGTGCGCAACGCCGCCGCCAGGTCGGCGCCGTCGTGGGCCAGCACCGGGGTGCGCGTGCCGATGTGGGACTGGCGCGCGGGCGCCAGCGCGTCCGTGCGGAAGTGGTCGTAGAAGCGCCACGACCGGATCCGCTCGCGCACCACCAGCAGCTCCGGGCACGCGCGCGGGTCGGCGAACTCGCTCAGCATGCTGTCCGTCATGCGGATCTTGAACCGATCGGCACCCCAGCCGCCCGACGCCACCCGCGTGCGGACCATCGGGCCGCCGCGGTCCGCGAGCAAGGTGGCCGGGCGCAGGACCGGGCCGGACCACACCACTTCCCGCTTGAACTCCGGGTCCAGGTTGAACATCGTCTCCCCGGCCACCGGCATGCCCAGGTCCAGCGCGTAGCCGAAGTCGTCACCCGCGAACCCGAGCCGCAGCCCGACCGGCTTCGTGCGTTTCGTGCCCTGGACCGGCGTGCGCCCTTCGCGCACCGACCGCCCGATCGTCTCCGGGCCGGCCCACAACGTCGACGGCAGCCCGCCCTCGCGGGCCAGCGCCGCCACGGCGCCGTTGCGGGACGCGTCCGCCAGCAGCCGCAGCGCCCGGTACAGGCTCGACTTGCCGCTGCCGTTCGGCCCGGTGA
This genomic window contains:
- a CDS encoding AAA family ATPase — translated: MLTTLAVENYRSLRDLVLPLSGLTVVTGPNGSGKSSLYRALRLLADASRNGAVAALAREGGLPSTLWAGPETIGRSVREGRTPVQGTKRTKPVGLRLGFAGDDFGYALDLGMPVAGETMFNLDPEFKREVVWSGPVLRPATLLADRGGPMVRTRVASGGWGADRFKIRMTDSMLSEFADPRACPELLVVRERIRSWRFYDHFRTDALAPARQSHIGTRTPVLAHDGADLAAALRTIIEIGRTSELAEVVDQAFPGSRLEVAAPDGRFTVRFHQHGLLRPLEAAELSDGTLRFLLWVAALLTPRPPELLVLNEPETSLHPDLLPALATLIATAAKEMQVVVVSHAQPLIRALSAIAEVGEVELEKDYGETKLVGQGRLDRPSWHWPTR
- a CDS encoding sugar ABC transporter ATP-binding protein; this encodes MTAATEEDVAMTTAPVLEVAGVTKRFPGTLALDDVSFRLAPGEVHALVGENGAGKSTLIKVLTGVYQPDEGEVRHLGEPVTFKRPIEAQRAGISTIYQEVNLVPLMSIASNVFLGREPRTKAGLVDWSKMYADARELLKGYGIDDDVKRPLHTLGVGAQQMVALARAVSTEAKVVIMDEPTSSLEPREVETLFQVLNRLHAEGIAIVYVSHRMDELYRVCDSVTVLRDGRVVHSGPLAKLPRIELVSLMLGREIRQIREEGVTAFGEEHDVEREPLLKAEHLSGMRRLHDVSVSIRPGEVVGLAGLLGSGRSETARAIVGAFPLDGGSVLLAGKPLKKGKVAAAMRAGIALLAEDRKTDGIIPNLSVRENIVLAALPTLSPFGLVSKAKQDKVVKIFMERLRIKASSPEQKVSELSGGNQQKVLLARWLATGPKILLLDEPTRGIDVGAKAEVQALIDELAKEGLGVLLISSELEELIDGSDRVVVLRDGSVVGELTGDGITEENVLAAIAAEGDNDV
- a CDS encoding ABC transporter permease, which translates into the protein MTATQTTARNAAFAGVLQRQGAAVVLVLGLAAAWFAFPRFGSADNLRDLALQGSFLAVIALGMTFVIISGGIDLSVGSNYALGGVLAAYGAQYGLLVALLLPLVVCSAIGFLNGVLIARTGMAPFIVTLATLLFARGLLLAITSEGATTFKIEPGSAILWLGQGTIFGVGVPVYLTLVLFALGGVLLRRTGFGQSVFAIGGAEQSALLMGLPVVRTKIALYTLSGALAGFAGILTAAYLQSGVTVIGVGTELDAISVVVIGGTLLTGGAGTIVGTLVGVLLRVLIQNVINQVGTLDSNYQTVVSGAFLLIVVVIQRLLARSRTR
- a CDS encoding LacI family DNA-binding transcriptional regulator produces the protein MTVTLKDVATLAGVSVKTVSNVVNGYAFVKPDNRRRVEEALAATGYRPNVGARNLRRGRTGFLALMVPELSIPYFGELAGLVITAAQKRGWSVLIEQTQGTRERERKTLSSLGPHLVDGALVHPEALEAADFPEEPGGIPLVMLGEHAVDVPIDHVAIDNVLAAHMAVSHLASLGRTRIAAIGRNPARGTSSQRLAGYRSALTDAGLSYSDSLVAPAEKWHRGYGAAAMKSLLALPSRPDAVFCFNDLLAIGALRAVAELGLRVPEDVAIVGFDNNEESAFSLPALTTIAPDKTALAEAAIDLVHRRITGEKSAPPQDVQTPFALEIRESTKGR
- a CDS encoding ABC transporter permease, whose protein sequence is MSSATLTRAPDRAKVTAWLQNYGVYLAVVVLLLFNVFFTENFLSAANFRTQLVQAAPVCIVALGMALVIGTEGIDLSVGSVMSIAAALIPLYLGAGPLTAVVVAVIAGILSGLFSGYLVAYLGIQPIIATLALLVGGRGLALVIAHGQLVQLRNEDFLALGTGDVLGVPVMVIVAGVLAVLAGLLVQRTTFGRQLVAVGGNRTASSLAGLPVKRVLVGVYVISGALAAVAGVLATSRLGASDPNDLGLLMELSAITAVVVGGTPLTGGRVRVLGTVFGALLMQLVHATLIKHNLPDSTAQMVQAAIIVVAVYVARERSRK
- a CDS encoding LamG-like jellyroll fold domain-containing protein, whose product is MFRPALRTRRWLTAAAAFAVAVAGLGTVPAASAAAAEPQWQRLTPPLSTPWTKDVSPANALPDYPRPQLTRDKWQNLNGVWEFAKATPGEAAPIGKTLGERILVPYPVESALSGIMRHETNMWYRRTFEVPKNWQVGKGQRLQLHFQAVDYDATVIVNGKTVTRHTGGYDAFSVDVTDALTTAKTQEIVVGVADPNDQGGQPIGKQRQPGDGIFYTPSSGIWQTVWMEPVASAHIDRLDTTPDAASGTVTINAVVGGPVKQRVEAIAYDHGRQVGRVTGDANKPLKLKVDRPHLWTPDDPFLYDLRVRLSTGDEVGSYFGIRSVSVGKTADGKQRMLLNGKFVMQVGPLDQGFWPDGIYTAPTDAALKFDLQQEKALGFNMVRKHIKVEPDRWYYYADKLGLLVWQDMPAMKDDVEPSAASRVNYESEMRRMIDQHRSFPSIVTWVPFNEGWGDYEVGRIADEVKSWDPSRLVNAESGVNCCRSEPDSGAGDIYDDHTYTGPGTPVQTGTRAAVDGEYGGLGLKVAGHEFDPAGSFAYEMEPDRATLTRRYGELQQRLLLVAQRCGVSAGVYTQTTDVEKEVNGFFTYDRQVKKMDFAAVRAANQAVIKGATGKPVSGPSVPAGTPGIDGIAAYPFDENTGTVAADAVGDHDATLVGGASWTAGKSGSALATNGSGQYADTGAALVNTEGSYSAAAWVKFNAVGDGFQTVVSQDGDSTSAFFLQYSGADHRLAMSFVGTRALAPTAPEANRWYHVVGVRDAVSGTLKLYVDGQLAATKSVCLGDASTGHTVIGRGKYGGGPVDYLDGAVDQVHVYDRALSDADVSALYASGK
- a CDS encoding ABC transporter substrate-binding protein, whose product is MPLSTRPRLVLVTAAAAALTLTSCTAREETPAAPSNGGGPAASASSAAPSADGCTLAKTGYPKIDPKTAVIGFSQSEKEANPFRIAETQSIRDQAAKLGIPTDKLLVTNAQSDLNRQISDIKSLLDRGAQLLIVAPLNSDGLQPALDAAKAKKVPVVTVDRKVTSAPCTDYLTFIGSNFVEQGKRAADAMVKATGGNGKVAILLGASGNNVTTDRTSGFKDELAKTPGLSVVAEQTGEFDRSKGQAVMEQLIQSHPDLTAVYAENDEMGIGAVNALKTAGKAPGKDVKVVSVDGTRNAVQLIADGSYNAVIESNPRFGQLAFDTLQKFADGQPIAPSIVITDDQYDETNAAQKVGNAY